A portion of the Streptomyces coeruleoprunus genome contains these proteins:
- a CDS encoding DUF5326 family protein translates to MKEILAGLPWWVKWVAIPVIAVVVFGGMIANAVFFVIGLLFKVLIFVALVGGLIYLVRKFMGTSTSSSRDEW, encoded by the coding sequence ATAAAGGAAATTCTCGCGGGACTTCCGTGGTGGGTGAAGTGGGTGGCCATACCCGTCATCGCCGTGGTGGTTTTCGGCGGCATGATCGCGAATGCGGTGTTCTTCGTGATCGGCCTGCTGTTCAAGGTGCTGATCTTCGTCGCGCTCGTCGGCGGGCTCATCTACCTCGTACGGAAGTTCATGGGAACGTCCACTTCCTCCTCGCGTGACGAGTGGTGA
- a CDS encoding cupin domain-containing protein: MKAFRLDELEAERAANDGAYLQFLRERNMSVGLYALDAGELDPQKPHKEDEVYFVVSGRASITVGTETRQVGRGSVIYVPAGVPHKFHHITEDLRVMVVFSPPES, from the coding sequence ATGAAGGCATTCCGACTGGACGAGCTGGAGGCGGAGCGCGCCGCCAACGACGGCGCGTATCTGCAGTTCCTCCGCGAACGGAACATGTCGGTGGGACTCTACGCGCTGGACGCCGGTGAGCTGGACCCGCAGAAGCCGCACAAGGAGGACGAGGTCTACTTCGTCGTCAGCGGCCGGGCGTCGATCACGGTCGGGACGGAGACCCGGCAGGTGGGCCGCGGCAGTGTGATCTACGTGCCGGCCGGGGTGCCGCACAAGTTCCACCACATCACGGAGGACCTGCGGGTGATGGTGGTGTTCTCTCCGCCGGAGAGCTGA
- a CDS encoding phage holin family protein, with the protein MMNFLVKTIANAGALAVAIWLLQDITLTGDSTGRKALTLILVALVFGVVNILVKPVVKLLTLPLFILTLGLFTLVVNALMLLLTSWLADKLDLSFHVEGFWTAALGGLIISIVSWALNVVLPDGRD; encoded by the coding sequence ATGATGAATTTCCTAGTCAAGACGATCGCGAACGCGGGCGCCCTGGCCGTGGCCATCTGGCTGCTCCAGGACATCACGCTCACCGGCGACAGCACCGGCCGCAAGGCCCTGACGCTCATCCTCGTGGCGCTGGTCTTCGGCGTCGTGAACATCCTGGTCAAGCCGGTCGTGAAGCTCCTCACGCTGCCCCTGTTCATCCTCACGCTCGGCCTGTTCACGCTGGTCGTCAACGCGCTCATGCTGCTGCTGACGTCGTGGCTCGCCGACAAGCTGGACCTCAGCTTCCATGTCGAGGGCTTCTGGACCGCCGCGCTCGGCGGCCTGATCATCTCGATCGTGTCGTGGGCGCTCAACGTCGTCCTCCCCGACGGCCGGGACTGA
- a CDS encoding cystathionine gamma-lyase has product MGAQDWGDGTRAVRAGLPEPRKYEPPLPGPVFAAHYHLPGEPTGPYTYGRDENPTWTHLERAIGELEAPGDDTVDTVVFASGMAAISAVLFSQLRAGDVAVLPDDGYQALALVREQLEAYGIEVRTAPTGGDAQLAVLDGAALLWIETPSNPGLDVCDVRRLVAAAHAAGALVAVDNTLATPLGQRPLELGADFSVASDTKGMTGHGDLLLGHVSCRDTRLAAGVRRWRKIVGAIPGPMEAWLAHRSLATLPLRIERQCAGALALAEALARRDDVTGLRYPGLPDDPSHAVAAGQMRRFGSVVSFVLADRESAERFLDALTLVDDATSFGGVRSTAERRGRWGGDAVPEGFIRFSVGAEDPDDLVADVLHALDVAART; this is encoded by the coding sequence ATGGGCGCACAGGACTGGGGCGACGGCACCCGGGCCGTACGGGCCGGGCTGCCGGAGCCGCGGAAGTACGAACCCCCGCTTCCGGGGCCGGTCTTCGCCGCGCACTACCACCTGCCCGGCGAGCCGACCGGCCCGTACACCTACGGGCGGGACGAGAACCCGACCTGGACCCACCTGGAGCGGGCCATCGGCGAACTGGAGGCTCCGGGCGACGACACGGTCGACACCGTGGTCTTCGCCTCCGGCATGGCCGCGATCTCGGCGGTGCTGTTCTCGCAGCTCCGCGCCGGAGACGTGGCGGTCCTGCCGGACGACGGCTACCAGGCGCTGGCCCTCGTACGCGAGCAGCTGGAGGCGTACGGGATCGAGGTGCGCACCGCGCCGACGGGTGGCGACGCCCAGCTGGCCGTCCTGGACGGCGCGGCGCTGCTGTGGATCGAGACCCCCTCGAACCCGGGCCTCGACGTGTGCGACGTCCGCCGGCTGGTGGCGGCCGCCCACGCGGCGGGGGCCCTGGTGGCGGTGGACAACACGCTCGCCACGCCGCTCGGGCAGCGCCCGCTGGAGCTGGGCGCGGACTTCTCCGTGGCCAGCGACACCAAGGGCATGACCGGCCACGGCGACCTGCTGCTCGGCCACGTCTCGTGCCGTGACACCCGGCTCGCCGCCGGCGTGCGGCGCTGGCGCAAGATCGTCGGGGCGATCCCGGGGCCGATGGAGGCCTGGCTCGCGCACCGGTCGCTGGCCACGCTCCCGCTGCGGATCGAGCGGCAGTGCGCCGGCGCGCTGGCGCTCGCCGAGGCGCTTGCGCGGCGCGACGACGTGACCGGGCTGCGCTACCCCGGGCTTCCGGACGACCCGTCGCACGCGGTCGCGGCCGGCCAGATGCGGCGCTTCGGCTCGGTCGTCTCGTTCGTCCTGGCCGACCGGGAGAGCGCCGAGCGCTTTCTGGACGCGCTGACGCTGGTGGACGACGCCACGAGTTTCGGCGGCGTGCGCTCCACGGCCGAGCGGCGGGGACGCTGGGGCGGGGACGCGGTTCCCGAGGGGTTCATCCGCTTCTCGGTGGGCGCGGAGGACCCGGACGACCTCGTGGCCGATGTGCTGCACGCGCTGGATGTGGCGGCACGGACGTGA
- a CDS encoding LysR family transcriptional regulator gives MDLALLRTFVTVHRAGSFTRAAALLGLSQPAVTSQIRTLERQLGRPLFLRQARGVTPTTIGDELAHRAAPHLDALVEIAEAGVEGESRVRTLHLAGPPEFVSVRALPALTPLVSEGLALRTSLVGTAEEALEGLAAGHHDLAVATARPRGGLLTATPLCDEEHVLVASPRWAARLAPGVLLAEGAVVLDQLPVVEVHESLPFVSRYWAAVFESKPAASGTVVVPDLRAVLESAASGAGLAVLPRYLCEEALDSGRVVALLDPPVPPLRTYFLVARTGTLALWHIARAHETLLRAASGW, from the coding sequence ATGGACCTGGCCCTGCTACGGACGTTCGTGACCGTGCACCGAGCCGGCTCCTTCACCCGCGCCGCCGCCCTCCTGGGACTCTCCCAGCCCGCCGTGACCAGCCAGATCCGCACACTGGAGAGGCAGTTGGGGCGTCCGCTGTTCCTGCGGCAGGCACGGGGCGTGACCCCCACGACGATCGGCGACGAGCTGGCCCACCGGGCCGCCCCGCACCTGGACGCGCTCGTCGAGATCGCCGAGGCCGGCGTCGAAGGGGAGAGCCGGGTGCGCACCCTGCATCTCGCCGGGCCGCCCGAGTTCGTGTCCGTCCGGGCGTTACCTGCCCTGACCCCGCTCGTCTCCGAGGGCCTGGCGCTGCGTACCTCTCTCGTCGGCACGGCCGAGGAGGCCCTGGAGGGACTGGCCGCCGGCCACCACGACCTGGCCGTCGCCACCGCCCGCCCCCGCGGCGGGCTGCTCACGGCCACGCCACTGTGCGACGAGGAGCACGTCCTGGTGGCTTCCCCTCGCTGGGCCGCCCGTCTGGCGCCCGGTGTGCTCCTGGCCGAGGGCGCCGTCGTCCTGGACCAGCTGCCGGTCGTCGAGGTCCATGAATCCCTGCCCTTCGTGAGCCGCTACTGGGCGGCCGTCTTCGAGTCGAAGCCCGCCGCCTCCGGGACCGTCGTCGTCCCCGACCTGCGCGCCGTCCTCGAGTCCGCCGCCTCCGGCGCCGGTCTTGCGGTGCTTCCCCGCTATCTGTGCGAGGAGGCGCTGGACAGTGGCCGCGTGGTGGCGCTGCTCGACCCGCCCGTCCCGCCGCTGCGGACGTACTTCCTGGTCGCACGCACCGGCACTCTCGCCCTGTGGCACATCGCCCGCGCCCACGAGACGCTGCTGCGCGCCGCGTCCGGCTGGTGA
- a CDS encoding NUDIX hydrolase: MTERPVVKRTARAILLDGDDLILIKRTKPGMDPYWLTPGGGVEPGDATVVDALHREVHEELGAKITDVVPCFVDTVEHIVDGGVSGVKVQHFFVCRLESMDLAQRHGPEVDEPVGEYEIVRVPFSRVGIAAVHLVPLSLRHYLDGNIEGVRAMHAPDLG, from the coding sequence ATGACCGAACGTCCAGTGGTCAAGCGCACCGCACGCGCCATCCTGCTCGACGGCGACGACCTGATCCTGATCAAGCGGACCAAGCCCGGCATGGATCCCTACTGGCTGACGCCGGGTGGCGGGGTCGAGCCGGGGGACGCGACCGTCGTCGACGCCCTGCACCGGGAGGTGCACGAGGAACTGGGCGCCAAGATCACTGATGTGGTCCCCTGTTTCGTCGACACCGTCGAGCACATCGTGGACGGCGGAGTCTCCGGCGTGAAGGTGCAGCACTTCTTCGTCTGCCGCCTGGAGTCCATGGACTTGGCGCAGCGGCACGGCCCCGAGGTGGACGAGCCCGTCGGCGAGTACGAGATCGTGCGCGTGCCGTTCAGCCGGGTCGGCATCGCCGCGGTCCACCTCGTCCCGCTGTCGCTGCGGCACTACCTCGACGGCAACATCGAGGGCGTACGGGCGATGCACGCGCCCGACCTGGGCTGA